The Pseudanabaena galeata CCNP1313 genome includes a region encoding these proteins:
- a CDS encoding M48 family metallopeptidase, whose protein sequence is MKISIAKLSNLVSQKVVASMVNRLQHYWKFAIALLMSVLLAVTLNPFAVKAFNLSDLFRVLPSAIQIIQLSSIGDNEEVSLGQQIDRQIQQEVRISRDPAANALVSRLGQILVPTSDRPNIPYTFRVVDDNNLNAFATMGGFVYINTGTIAAADNVAQLASVIGHEMGHISGRHALEQMRQMAIAQGIATIAGVGDDRLVGIGVNLALRLPNSREAEFDADRRGLLNITRAGFAARAMPAFMQKLASSRGGGAPTFLSTHPATGERIAALNQSIQANNLNTSGGLNDSEYQRIWRSRFR, encoded by the coding sequence ATGAAAATATCGATCGCTAAGTTATCAAATTTAGTTAGTCAGAAAGTTGTCGCATCAATGGTTAACAGACTTCAGCATTACTGGAAATTTGCGATCGCTTTGCTGATGTCTGTATTGTTAGCAGTTACTCTTAATCCTTTTGCGGTTAAAGCCTTTAACTTATCTGACCTGTTTCGGGTGCTGCCATCCGCTATTCAAATTATTCAGCTTTCTAGTATTGGCGACAATGAGGAAGTTTCTCTAGGTCAACAAATTGATCGGCAGATTCAACAGGAAGTCCGCATCAGTCGCGATCCTGCGGCTAATGCCTTGGTGAGCCGCCTAGGACAAATTTTAGTACCCACTAGCGATCGCCCAAATATCCCCTATACTTTTCGTGTTGTTGATGATAACAATCTCAATGCCTTCGCGACTATGGGCGGATTTGTTTACATCAATACTGGCACGATCGCTGCTGCGGATAATGTCGCTCAACTAGCCAGTGTCATCGGTCATGAAATGGGGCATATCTCAGGTCGTCATGCGCTAGAGCAAATGAGACAAATGGCGATCGCTCAAGGGATTGCCACAATTGCGGGTGTTGGTGATGATCGCTTAGTTGGGATTGGTGTTAATCTCGCCTTGCGGTTGCCCAATAGCCGTGAAGCGGAATTTGATGCTGATCGACGAGGTTTACTCAATATTACAAGAGCAGGTTTTGCTGCAAGAGCGATGCCAGCCTTTATGCAAAAACTAGCTAGTTCCCGTGGTGGTGGCGCTCCCACTTTCTTGAGTACTCACCCTGCAACTGGAGAACGTATTGCTGCACTTAATCAATCCATTCAAGCTAATAACTTAAATACTTCAGGTGGTTTGAATGATAGTGAATATCAAAGAATTTGGCGATCGCGCTTCCGTTAA